Proteins encoded by one window of Candidatus Nitrosocosmicus hydrocola:
- a CDS encoding NAD(P)-binding domain-containing protein, which yields MSNEINVKNFSFKPSKVVVIGLGQLGLPVAKYVKEHGFETFGYDINQKTMQSAEANYGIKQATNFSDFDVLIICVSTHRPDDMFSPQVDGLMSVVEKISREAKTGALISIESTIPKGTSKRVFEKLDHRLHVVHAPHRWYALEEEIHGVNQLRIVGGVSNCCLQHGLNFYDGREVIPSTKSSTSSNDFVNNNTNTNNTPSNNMGTVAATTTASAGTSGQATTSAKFVNRVKSLAIPMHPVSSVEVAELTKIVENAHRYLQIAFAEELYLYCKSNGISFSELRESLNTKWNVEVLEPRDGIGGHCLPKDTRMFINSSNTIKSKILQAAMEIDEDYRAYFHNVDEPNITCKEKDCEVIKALR from the coding sequence TTGTCAAACGAAATTAATGTCAAAAATTTCTCCTTTAAGCCAAGCAAGGTAGTTGTTATCGGCCTTGGCCAACTTGGTCTTCCAGTTGCAAAATATGTTAAGGAACATGGTTTTGAGACTTTTGGATATGATATCAACCAAAAAACCATGCAGTCAGCTGAAGCCAACTACGGAATTAAACAAGCTACAAACTTTAGTGACTTTGATGTACTAATAATCTGTGTATCAACACACAGACCAGATGACATGTTTTCACCACAAGTAGATGGTCTTATGTCTGTGGTAGAAAAGATATCAAGAGAAGCAAAGACTGGTGCACTAATATCAATTGAAAGTACAATACCAAAAGGTACATCTAAGAGAGTCTTTGAGAAATTAGATCACCGACTCCATGTAGTACATGCACCTCACAGATGGTATGCATTAGAAGAAGAAATTCACGGCGTTAATCAATTACGCATAGTTGGTGGTGTAAGCAACTGTTGTTTGCAACATGGTCTGAACTTTTATGATGGACGCGAAGTAATACCTTCAACAAAGTCTTCTACATCATCAAACGATTTTGTTAACAACAACACCAACACCAACAACACCCCCAGCAATAACATGGGTACTGTTGCTGCTACTACAACAGCTTCAGCTGGAACTAGTGGTCAGGCAACAACTTCAGCCAAATTTGTAAATAGAGTTAAAAGTTTGGCCATACCAATGCACCCAGTCTCTTCAGTTGAAGTAGCCGAGCTGACAAAGATAGTTGAAAATGCACACAGATATCTACAGATAGCATTTGCAGAAGAGCTGTACCTCTACTGTAAATCAAATGGTATTAGTTTCTCAGAATTAAGAGAGTCTCTTAACACCAAATGGAACGTTGAAGTGCTAGAGCCTAGAGACGGAATAGGAGGCCACTGTCTACCCAAAGATACAAGGATGTTTATCAATTCATCTAATACAATAAAGAGCAAAATATTACAAGCAGCGATGGAAATAGATGAAGACTATAGGGCATACTTCCACAATGTAGATGAACCCAATATCACCTGCAAAGAAAAGGATTGCGAAGTAATCAAAGCACTAAGATAA
- a CDS encoding CDP-alcohol phosphatidyltransferase family protein codes for MLNNLRNKFDPIFEKVGRGFASLGFGPSFWTWIGLILSIISAIMFSLHSPAIGVDWYTATFLGSLFLIIAGFFDAVDGAVARVTKRSTPLGGYLDSVIDKVSEIIIFVGIMIGSFTNPVLVLVGLSLSLLVSYTRARGEGLGVDLKGKGIAERAERILIIAILGFIPFADNMSVALWIISLLSAITVLERLKVVSAKLGTPLFSIQTFKDMFQRNHDFDGMSHGTMTSRLNEPPTSLSKLTKNVNDYLDKPSNPKIESYNKSTTTSTTKPETTKPETTKPETTKPETTKPETTKPETTKAQYLDKTDPNETGRNVAQIVFGKEEEEDEIYKKFLASSSKPNTESTSSDQKAKQDTESTSSDQSTSSDQNTTKKPTDKPATGDNQSENK; via the coding sequence GTGCTTAACAATTTAAGAAATAAATTTGATCCTATATTTGAGAAGGTAGGGAGAGGATTTGCTAGCTTAGGGTTTGGACCCAGTTTTTGGACCTGGATAGGGTTAATTCTTTCAATCATTTCAGCTATTATGTTTTCCTTACATTCACCGGCAATTGGAGTGGATTGGTATACTGCCACATTTCTAGGCAGTTTATTTTTGATAATTGCTGGATTTTTCGATGCTGTCGATGGAGCAGTCGCTCGAGTTACTAAACGTTCAACTCCCCTTGGGGGTTATTTAGATTCAGTTATAGACAAGGTATCTGAAATTATCATCTTTGTGGGTATCATGATAGGTAGTTTCACAAATCCAGTACTTGTTTTAGTAGGATTGTCGCTATCGCTATTAGTTAGTTATACTAGAGCAAGAGGCGAAGGGTTAGGAGTAGATCTGAAGGGAAAAGGAATTGCCGAAAGAGCAGAAAGGATCCTCATAATTGCAATCCTTGGATTTATCCCATTTGCAGATAACATGTCAGTAGCCTTGTGGATTATCTCACTACTGTCGGCCATCACTGTCTTAGAGAGACTAAAAGTTGTGTCTGCAAAACTTGGAACGCCACTGTTTTCAATACAAACCTTTAAGGATATGTTCCAACGAAATCACGATTTTGACGGCATGTCTCACGGGACTATGACATCCAGATTGAATGAACCCCCTACTTCATTATCTAAGCTTACAAAGAATGTCAATGATTATTTAGATAAACCCAGTAATCCAAAGATTGAATCATATAATAAGTCCACAACCACCTCAACTACAAAACCTGAGACTACAAAACCTGAGACTACAAAACCTGAGACTACAAAACCTGAGACTACAAAACCTGAGACTACAAAACCTGAGACTACAAAAGCACAATATCTAGATAAAACTGATCCCAACGAAACTGGCAGAAATGTAGCACAAATAGTTTTTGGTAAAGAGGAAGAGGAGGATGAGATTTATAAGAAATTTTTGGCATCAAGTTCAAAACCAAATACTGAATCTACCAGTTCAGACCAGAAGGCAAAGCAAGATACTGAATCCACCAGTTCAGACCAATCCACCAGTTCAGATCAGAACACAACTAAAAAGCCAACTGATAAACCGGCTACTGGTGACAATCAATCAGAAAATAAATAA
- a CDS encoding 30S ribosomal protein S26e, which produces MPKKRTSRGRTKGGKGSSGTVHCSQCGAMVPRDKAKKITGRITLVEPQLAKELKSQGAYIAPSTDVKFYCVSCAVHRGIVKVRSENDRRNSGKLG; this is translated from the coding sequence ATGCCTAAGAAAAGAACCAGTAGGGGTAGAACAAAAGGTGGAAAAGGTAGTTCAGGGACAGTACATTGCAGCCAATGTGGCGCTATGGTACCCAGAGACAAAGCAAAGAAAATAACCGGCAGAATAACTCTAGTAGAACCCCAATTAGCAAAGGAATTAAAATCACAAGGTGCATATATAGCTCCATCAACAGATGTAAAGTTTTACTGTGTATCATGCGCTGTACATCGAGGTATAGTTAAAGTTAGGTCAGAGAACGATAGACGAAACTCAGGAAAATTAGGATAA
- a CDS encoding ribokinase — translation MASHIVLDEIIDLEGKNTESLGGPVCYGSLLAKTFKFSSVPATKAGQDIFDKIGQLAKCNINLEKSQVDPISPTTRFRLASKKNGGRDLFLLSRCSPITLNDIHDSDAFVISPVIDEISPDTLSQIVKREKNGFIMVDPQGFLRTVGENGSVTNKSHIELDLNGVTAIKADEEELSALTGGVTSVEGMKMLKNKYNLEFVISTTDNNIIFLHKKIVYSINLKKIESPDHTGLGDILATGFSCAYIKEKDPLWAICFAAGSVITALQSKKRGIEKIPTSMRLIERNATYYYNTIKFKVID, via the coding sequence ATGGCTTCCCATATTGTACTTGACGAGATTATTGATCTAGAGGGCAAAAATACAGAAAGTCTTGGTGGACCAGTATGCTATGGCTCTCTATTGGCAAAAACCTTCAAATTTAGTTCTGTTCCAGCGACTAAGGCTGGACAAGATATCTTTGATAAGATCGGACAATTAGCCAAATGCAACATCAATTTAGAAAAAAGTCAGGTCGATCCCATTAGCCCTACTACTAGATTCCGTCTGGCATCAAAAAAAAATGGCGGTAGGGACCTATTCTTATTGTCTAGATGTTCCCCAATTACACTAAATGATATTCATGACAGTGACGCATTTGTAATAAGTCCGGTGATTGATGAGATTTCCCCAGATACCTTATCACAGATTGTTAAGAGAGAAAAGAATGGATTCATTATGGTAGATCCACAAGGATTCTTACGAACAGTGGGCGAGAATGGTTCAGTTACCAATAAAAGCCATATTGAATTGGATCTGAATGGGGTTACGGCCATAAAGGCTGATGAAGAAGAATTATCGGCATTAACTGGTGGAGTCACATCCGTTGAAGGTATGAAGATGTTAAAAAATAAGTATAACTTAGAGTTCGTTATATCCACAACAGATAACAATATCATTTTTTTACACAAGAAGATTGTATATTCGATTAACCTCAAGAAGATCGAGAGTCCTGATCACACTGGTTTGGGTGATATATTAGCTACAGGTTTTTCTTGTGCTTACATAAAGGAAAAGGATCCTTTATGGGCAATTTGTTTCGCAGCGGGCTCTGTCATAACGGCGCTTCAGTCTAAGAAGCGCGGAATAGAAAAAATACCCACAAGTATGAGACTAATTGAGAGGAATGCAACCTACTATTATAATACGATTAAGTTCAAGGTTATTGACTAG
- a CDS encoding NAD(+)/NADH kinase — protein MRIALSGFTGKDSTILNQVVKILEDSHIQTQIMNSANQELAKDVDMVLVPGGDRGILNYFHKTTVQSAPVLGLYESNSTGFLAQIDVKGIDLIKDSLKSGNYEIREEERLAVRVDGKEVEPVLNDVAIFSNKSAILMEHFLRINNKDIWHDNSDGVIIATPIGSTAYAMSSGGPIVLQNSQVFVVVSVNSLDNTRRPLIVSDECLVEIVDITSSHHCEVILDGTSRVKITDKLQCNKHEFPARLVTLNNNYSATRIIEKKVKYAEDLLKMPPSAKLILKTLEYEGAMTQKDLINKTMLPERTIRLSLSHLLNRGYVKKKISLRDARQKIYELKI, from the coding sequence ATGCGAATAGCTTTGTCTGGATTTACTGGAAAGGATTCTACTATATTAAATCAAGTTGTGAAAATTCTTGAAGACTCCCATATCCAAACTCAAATAATGAACTCTGCTAATCAAGAGCTCGCTAAAGATGTCGATATGGTTCTGGTTCCTGGTGGAGATAGGGGAATCTTGAATTACTTTCACAAGACAACCGTCCAATCTGCACCTGTCCTGGGTCTTTATGAATCAAATTCTACAGGATTTCTCGCACAGATAGACGTGAAAGGAATTGACTTAATTAAGGACTCCTTGAAATCTGGCAATTATGAGATAAGGGAAGAGGAGCGGTTAGCTGTAAGGGTTGATGGTAAAGAAGTAGAGCCCGTTTTGAACGACGTAGCCATCTTTTCAAACAAGAGTGCGATTCTGATGGAACATTTTCTTCGAATAAACAATAAAGATATTTGGCATGATAACAGTGACGGTGTCATAATCGCAACACCTATAGGTTCCACAGCCTACGCCATGTCTTCTGGGGGCCCTATAGTATTACAAAATTCTCAAGTATTTGTTGTAGTATCGGTAAATTCACTTGACAACACTAGACGGCCGTTGATAGTATCTGATGAGTGCTTGGTAGAAATCGTAGATATTACATCAAGCCATCATTGTGAAGTAATACTGGATGGGACGTCCAGAGTGAAAATAACAGACAAGCTCCAATGCAATAAGCACGAATTTCCAGCAAGGTTGGTCACCTTGAATAATAATTATTCGGCCACTAGAATTATAGAGAAAAAGGTGAAATATGCAGAAGACTTATTGAAAATGCCTCCAAGTGCCAAACTCATACTCAAGACATTAGAATATGAAGGAGCTATGACTCAGAAGGATTTGATCAATAAGACAATGTTACCAGAACGTACTATCAGATTATCATTATCGCATCTTTTGAATAGAGGGTATGTAAAGAAAAAAATTTCACTTAGAGATGCTAGACAGAAAATTTATGAATTAAAGATATGA
- the pyrG gene encoding glutamine hydrolyzing CTP synthase gives MKDLDYIFYKVIMTNSPKFIFITGGVMSGLGKGIVASSIAKLLQLCQLKVSCIKMDPYLNYDAGTMNPLTHGEVFVTDDGGECDMDIGNYERFLDISLKSTHNLTAGRIFSNVMRLEREGKYLGQCVQIIPHITDEIKKQLRKITKEENLDVLVVECGGTVGDIESLPFLEALRQIELEDGYSNTFFVHVTLAPVLDAVGEQKTKPTQHSVQELRRIGIQPDLLAVRCKTPLTRETIRKISLFASIPTDCVMSSHDVPSIYSVPDVLYKQGITDVILKNLNLKVNPNILKWNKIAKTFQETNGILKIAIVGKYVDLKDSYVSVSQALLHSGAKFGKEIIIDWIDSEKFENSSKNIASAAESSNLSNKLSQFAGILVPGGFGSRGSQGIINACNYARVNNVPFLGICFGFQLAIVEFARNVCGIYSANSTEIEPNTDNPVIIYMPEQKHVKDMGGTMRLGLHNIDVKGNSIAMDIYRKKLIQKRHRHRYEVNQAYRRAIEEKGLKFTGSSDGGKRIEILEIPDHPFYIGIQYHGEFHSRPGLPEPAFERFVKASIQNG, from the coding sequence ATGAAAGACCTTGATTACATTTTTTATAAAGTAATTATGACCAATTCTCCAAAATTTATATTCATAACAGGGGGTGTCATGTCTGGATTAGGCAAAGGGATTGTAGCTTCATCCATTGCCAAACTGCTTCAGTTGTGCCAACTAAAGGTTTCTTGTATAAAGATGGATCCTTACCTTAATTATGATGCAGGGACCATGAACCCTCTTACCCACGGAGAAGTTTTTGTCACAGACGATGGTGGAGAGTGTGACATGGATATAGGAAATTATGAGCGTTTTCTGGATATAAGCTTAAAGTCTACCCATAATCTTACTGCCGGTAGAATATTTTCTAACGTTATGAGATTAGAACGGGAAGGAAAATATTTGGGACAGTGCGTTCAAATTATTCCGCATATTACAGATGAAATTAAAAAACAATTAAGAAAAATAACTAAAGAGGAAAATCTGGATGTTTTAGTCGTCGAGTGCGGTGGAACAGTAGGGGATATTGAGAGTTTACCTTTTTTAGAAGCATTAAGACAAATAGAATTGGAAGATGGTTATTCAAACACCTTTTTCGTTCACGTTACTTTGGCACCTGTTTTGGATGCAGTTGGTGAGCAAAAAACTAAACCTACTCAGCATAGTGTACAAGAATTAAGGAGAATAGGTATACAGCCAGATTTGTTGGCAGTAAGATGTAAAACACCATTAACCCGGGAAACTATCAGAAAAATTTCCCTATTCGCTAGCATTCCCACAGATTGTGTAATGTCGAGTCACGATGTTCCATCGATATATTCTGTACCTGACGTATTGTACAAACAGGGCATTACAGATGTTATTCTCAAAAATTTAAACTTAAAAGTAAATCCCAATATCTTAAAATGGAATAAGATTGCGAAAACTTTTCAAGAAACTAATGGTATATTGAAGATCGCAATCGTTGGAAAATATGTTGATTTGAAAGATAGTTATGTTAGTGTATCGCAGGCCTTACTCCATTCAGGTGCAAAATTTGGCAAGGAAATCATAATCGACTGGATCGATTCTGAAAAGTTTGAGAATTCATCCAAAAATATTGCATCAGCTGCTGAATCAAGTAATTTGTCAAATAAGCTGAGTCAGTTTGCGGGAATTCTCGTTCCAGGTGGATTTGGAAGTAGGGGCAGTCAAGGGATAATTAATGCATGCAATTATGCTCGAGTCAATAACGTCCCTTTTTTAGGAATATGCTTTGGATTCCAGCTTGCTATAGTTGAATTTGCTCGCAATGTATGTGGAATCTACTCTGCTAATTCTACTGAAATAGAACCAAATACTGATAATCCCGTGATCATTTACATGCCTGAACAGAAACATGTGAAGGACATGGGGGGAACAATGAGATTAGGACTGCACAACATCGACGTAAAGGGGAACTCCATTGCAATGGACATTTACAGGAAAAAATTAATTCAGAAAAGACATAGACATAGATATGAGGTCAATCAAGCATACAGGAGAGCTATTGAAGAAAAGGGCCTAAAATTCACTGGTTCTTCAGACGGTGGAAAGAGAATTGAAATTCTAGAAATTCCAGATCACCCTTTTTACATAGGCATACAATATCATGGTGAATTTCATAGTCGTCCGGGACTACCTGAACCGGCATTTGAAAGATTTGTGAAAGCCTCTATTCAGAATGGTTGA